A genomic region of Catalinimonas niigatensis contains the following coding sequences:
- a CDS encoding sialate O-acetylesterase, whose product MELYNMPKAVATVHTFLILLLLASCASPDATNIHTHQLFTDHAVLQREIPLNVWGTADPGGTVQVSLGGNSQTAEADAEGKWAVEFAEMEAGGPYELEIVGEDTTIVLQDILIGDVWLASGQSNMEWPLSAQVDNFEEEIANANYPEIRLFTISRNASYEPLEHLDEGNWKQTSPETIGNFSAVAYFFGREIQQEVGVPIGLINSSWGGTPAEAWTSEAALGSMSEFEEEIQEIEQQLQTAPSNTDVEKRKVRDRIFEEANAQMKDEGFTPDFDTEGWAEMQIPSSWEEADSSMAAFDGFVWFQKQIDIPASNANQALTLHLGSIDDADITWFNGEKVGQTRGYNNYRTYEIPASAVQAGSNIITVRVEDNSGNGGFTGPQEEMYLEQNGEKLEISLAGAWKYDASEPLPTVDMFPSEPAILYNAMINPLIPFKIRGVIWYQGESNANRARQYQTLFPLMIEDWRNQWNIGKFPFLFVQLANYITGGPGDESWAELREAQLMALDLDNTGMAVTIDIGDSTDIHPRNKQDVGKRLALAALKVAYDQDNVWSGPMYESMRVEGDSAILTFDEVAEGLMVIPGEKLRGFTIAGANRQFYPATAKIISENEVSVKNPQVANPEAVRYGWANNPVTNLYNEAFLPASPFRTDAWEKMQ is encoded by the coding sequence ATGGAATTATACAATATGCCTAAAGCAGTAGCCACAGTTCACACTTTTCTTATTTTACTTTTGCTTGCATCCTGTGCTTCTCCGGATGCGACTAACATTCATACCCATCAGCTTTTTACCGATCATGCGGTGTTGCAGAGAGAAATTCCGTTAAATGTATGGGGTACAGCTGATCCTGGGGGCACCGTGCAGGTGAGCCTGGGAGGAAACTCACAAACAGCAGAAGCAGATGCTGAGGGTAAGTGGGCAGTGGAGTTTGCAGAAATGGAAGCAGGTGGGCCATATGAATTAGAGATAGTGGGAGAGGATACCACCATTGTTTTACAAGATATTCTGATCGGTGATGTATGGCTGGCCTCCGGTCAATCCAATATGGAATGGCCGCTCAGTGCTCAGGTAGATAATTTTGAAGAAGAGATAGCCAATGCTAATTACCCGGAGATCAGGCTGTTTACTATCTCCCGCAATGCCAGCTACGAACCCTTGGAGCATCTGGATGAAGGCAACTGGAAGCAGACTTCACCAGAAACCATCGGAAATTTCTCAGCAGTAGCCTACTTTTTTGGAAGAGAAATTCAGCAGGAAGTAGGCGTGCCTATCGGGTTGATCAACTCCAGTTGGGGAGGTACACCAGCAGAAGCCTGGACCAGTGAAGCAGCACTGGGTAGTATGAGCGAATTTGAAGAAGAGATTCAGGAAATAGAACAGCAGTTGCAGACAGCACCTTCTAACACGGATGTAGAAAAAAGGAAAGTACGAGACCGCATTTTTGAAGAAGCCAATGCACAGATGAAAGATGAAGGTTTTACGCCTGATTTTGATACTGAGGGATGGGCAGAGATGCAAATCCCTTCTTCCTGGGAAGAGGCTGACAGTAGTATGGCTGCCTTTGATGGCTTTGTGTGGTTTCAGAAGCAGATTGATATTCCTGCCAGCAATGCCAATCAGGCCTTGACATTGCACCTAGGTAGCATTGATGATGCAGATATCACTTGGTTTAATGGCGAAAAAGTGGGCCAGACAAGAGGCTACAATAATTACAGAACCTACGAAATTCCTGCTTCAGCAGTACAGGCAGGTTCAAATATTATCACAGTTCGGGTAGAAGACAATAGCGGGAACGGAGGATTTACAGGACCTCAGGAAGAAATGTATCTGGAGCAAAATGGGGAAAAGTTAGAAATTTCACTGGCCGGAGCATGGAAATATGATGCATCTGAGCCTTTGCCGACGGTAGATATGTTTCCCAGCGAACCTGCTATCCTTTACAATGCAATGATCAACCCATTGATTCCCTTCAAGATCAGGGGGGTAATCTGGTATCAGGGTGAAAGTAATGCCAACCGTGCCCGGCAGTACCAGACCTTATTTCCATTGATGATAGAAGACTGGCGCAATCAGTGGAATATCGGAAAATTTCCATTTCTCTTCGTTCAGTTGGCAAACTATATTACCGGAGGTCCCGGAGATGAAAGCTGGGCGGAGCTAAGGGAAGCGCAACTGATGGCTTTGGACCTGGATAATACTGGTATGGCTGTAACTATAGATATCGGTGATTCTACCGATATACATCCAAGAAATAAGCAGGATGTAGGAAAACGCCTGGCACTCGCCGCACTCAAGGTAGCTTATGATCAGGACAATGTTTGGTCAGGCCCTATGTATGAATCTATGCGGGTAGAGGGAGATTCAGCCATTCTTACTTTTGATGAAGTAGCGGAAGGCTTGATGGTGATTCCCGGAGAAAAGCTAAGAGGTTTTACAATAGCTGGGGCTAATCGTCAATTTTACCCAGCTACAGCCAAAATCATCAGTGAAAATGAAGTGTCTGTCAAAAACCCTCAGGTAGCCAATCCGGAAGCTGTGCGCTACGGATGGGCCAATAATCCGGTAACCAATTTATACAACGAAGCTTTTCTGCCAGCTTCACCTTTTCGTACGGATGCGTGGGAAAAAATGCAATAG